GAAACTTTCAACCGTCTCTTTGCAAACCTTTTACTTTATACGTGGGACTACGATCAAGATTTAAAGCTCATAACAAAGACAGGTGGCGATCTTGTCCCAGGTGATCTCGTTTACTTTAAAAATCCACAAGTGAATCCAGCTACAATCGAGTGGCAAGGAGAAAATACAATCTATCTAGGAAATTTCTTTTTTTATGGGCATGGCGTAGGTGTAAAAACAAAAGAAGAAATTATATACGCATTAAATGAGCGACGAGTCCCTTACGCTTTTATTTCTGCTTTCTTAACCGATACTATTACCCGTATTGATAGCCGTCTCATGAGCTACCACGCTTCTCCTAGTACACCACAGACATCCATAGGATTTATTCCGATTAGAGATGATGCAATCGTTGCAACAGTTGGCAACACAACTACAGTTTATTAAAAAAGCACCTACATATGTAGGCGCTTTTTTTATTTAAGCTTTTGAATGTTCTTTATGGTCACAGTCGCAATGAGATCCACATTTTCCGTAAAGTACTGTTGATTTTTCATCTTCAAAATGTCCGATTGTTCCTTCACATACTTGGCATACGATTGTTCCCATTTTTCATTTCCCCCTGAGTTTTAATAGTAATCTACTTATTTATCATTAAGCTTTCGCATTATCTTTACTAGCACAGTCACAATTTGTTCCGCATTTTCCGTAAAGTACTGTCGTTTTTTCATCTTCAAAATGTCCGATTGTTCCTTCACATACTTGGCATACGATTGTTCCCATTTTTTATTTCCCCCTAAGTTTATGGTCCTAAAAACTTTCAGCTGTCCATTTCCTATCAATTATTGGGCTTTTGTATGCTCTGTGTGATCACATCCGCAAGATCCACATTTCCCGTAAAGTACTGTTACTTTCTCATCCTCGAAGTGTGCAATTGTACCTTCACAATCTTGACATACGATTGTTCCCATTTTTCATTTCC
This genomic window from Bacillus anthracis str. Vollum contains:
- a CDS encoding protein-glutamine gamma-glutamyltransferase, giving the protein MIVIGRSIVHPYITNEYEPFAAEKQQILSIMAGNQEIYSFRTSDELSFDLNLRVNIITSALELFQSGFQFRTFQQSFCNPQYWKRTSLGGFELLPNIPPSIAIQDIFKNGKLYGTECATAMIIIFYKALLSLYEKETFNRLFANLLLYTWDYDQDLKLITKTGGDLVPGDLVYFKNPQVNPATIEWQGENTIYLGNFFFYGHGVGVKTKEEIIYALNERRVPYAFISAFLTDTITRIDSRLMSYHASPSTPQTSIGFIPIRDDAIVATVGNTTTVY
- a CDS encoding GapA-binding peptide SR1P is translated as MGTIVCQVCEGTIGHFEDEKSTVLYGKCGSHCDCDHKEHSKA
- a CDS encoding GapA-binding peptide SR1P, with the translated sequence MGTIVCQVCEGTIGHFEDEKTTVLYGKCGTNCDCASKDNAKA
- a CDS encoding GapA-binding peptide SR1P encodes the protein MGTIVCQDCEGTIAHFEDEKVTVLYGKCGSCGCDHTEHTKAQ